The Thioalkalivibrio thiocyanodenitrificans ARhD 1 nucleotide sequence GAGGCGTGAGGCGTGAGGCGTGAGGCGTGAGGCGTGAGGCAAGGGAGCATAGCGCCTGATTGGCGAAGGAAACGGGCGCGCGAATCCCGAAGGCGGTTTCGTCCCGGAGAAGAACAGCATCAAGCGCATTGACCACAGGTGACCGCATCGGGCGGTGTCCACCCGATCAGCCTGCATGTCTCACCCCCCGTTCAGTTCCGGTTCATCGGACAGGCTCATGCTGAACACATCCTGCGGCGACCCATGCAAGCCGAGCCGATGTGAAAGCCATGAGCAGAGACAACATCCAACCCGTGGCGCAGGCGCCGACACCCCTGCCCCGCGACCTCCCGTTCCGCCGCAATCCGGCGCTGGAGATCCACCGGATCAAGTGGAGCCTCCTGCTCGTTGATCCCGCCACCGGGGCAACGCGCTTGCTCGACCCGCTCGCGGCCGGCGTCTGGTACCTGCTGAAGGATCCCACCACGCTGGCGGAGGCAATCACCACGCTGCGGCAGATGGTCCCGGATCAGGATCAAGCCCGAGTGAACGCCGAGATCGAGCAACTCTTCCGCGAACTCCAGGCCGAGAACATGATTCTGCCCGAGCACCGGAAGGCCGGTTAAGGCGCCCCCGGAGCAGTACAAGAGCAACCAGCCGACCGCCAGGGTACGCTTCCCCGCCCGTCTCCCCGCCCCTCCGGCCATCCCGCCGATCTGTGATACCTTTCTCACCGAAGGGAGATCAGGGCGCCGGGACAGAAATGACACCACAACCGGAACAAGACGCACGCAGGGAGATCGACCGGCTGCTCACCGCTGCCGGCTGGGCCGTGCAGGACGCCGACCAGGCCAGCATCCACGCCGCCCGGGGCGTGGCCATCCGCGAGTTCCCGCTGCCCGGCCACGGCTTCGCCGATTACCTGCTCTACATCGACGGCCAGGCCGCCGGGGTCATCGAGGCCAAGAGGGCAGGCACGACTCTGAGCGGCGTCGAGATCCAGGCCGAGCGCTACACCAAAGGCCTCGCCTCCCCTGAGACATCTAAATCTTCCTTCACCTCCGGATTTCTCCTCGTGCGGCCGGGAGTGATTCCATGCTGATCTATACCGCCAACAAGGACCAGTTCATCCGGGACGTTCTGCGCAACGAGATCGACGATCGCATACTGGCCAACATGCGGGCTCGCGGCCTGGGCGGCGTATCTCCAGCAGAACTCGCCGCATGGCGAAACTCCATGCAGTTCATGAAGAATATTCTCGACGTCCGGGACGTGCCGGACGATGCGGGGGTGGC carries:
- a CDS encoding PqqD family protein — its product is MSRDNIQPVAQAPTPLPRDLPFRRNPALEIHRIKWSLLLVDPATGATRLLDPLAAGVWYLLKDPTTLAEAITTLRQMVPDQDQARVNAEIEQLFRELQAENMILPEHRKAG
- a CDS encoding type I restriction modification system, restriction subunit yields the protein MTPQPEQDARREIDRLLTAAGWAVQDADQASIHAARGVAIREFPLPGHGFADYLLYIDGQAAGVIEAKRAGTTLSGVEIQAERYTKGLASPETSKSSFTSGFLLVRPGVIPC